The Prochlorococcus marinus CUG1417 genome includes the window CACCCCAGTCTAAAATTGTACCGGTAGAGTTGGTCGCACCAGGAGCATTACCTGTTTCGATTCCAATGTTTAAATTGTCTTCACCAGTGAAACTAGTGTCTAAGCTAAATCCAACTTGGTATTCTCCCATAAGAGCTTCTGCACTTCCGTTAGGAGCATCAGCTATACCTAGAAGAAACCCTGCTGAACCACTCATAGTTGTGGTTTCAGAGAAACTACCAGCTTCAACTACGTTAAGTCTTGCTTCTAATCCATCAACACGGCTGTTTGTAACAGCTAGATCTTCTGGATAGAATTCGCTAATGTTTTGGACTTCTTCAGAAGAAGAATAACCAGAAACCTCAGCTAAGTTAAGCTCATTAGCTGTTGCAGACATTGGTGCTAGAAGACCTAATGTTGCAGGAGCAATAAGCAAGCTTTTGAAAAGCTTCATAAATTTCCTCACACGAAATTTAAAGGACACTTCAATATAGAGTGTAATTAACCACAAAATCAAGTATCAACCGATACATTTTTAAAATATTTATGACAGTTTTTAAATTGCTACATTGAAATAATTTCTTGAAAAGTTTTGAAAATTAATAGAACGAAATTAAATGATTAGCTTAAAGGGTTTTTGAATTAAAAATTAATTTAAACTTTTTTTGAAATTTTGAATGAAACCTTTTGAGTTTTATATTTTTTTGTTTTTTTACTTCCTACTGAATCGACGTACCATCCAGAAGCTAATCTGGTATCAATTTCTTCATAACTTTCAACTCGATTCATTTTACTCAGAGATTTCTTCTTATAGTCCATCAGGTCTACATAAATAAAACTATTAAGATGAATATAGCATTAAAAAATACTTTAAACTTTATAAAGTCAGCAAAATATTTGAGCCCAATACAGATTCACGTAAAAAAATAAAATTTAAATTTTTGAATTCTATAGAAAAAAGAAAAATTTAATATATTTAACCTCAACGAAAAAATTTATTAGTTATATTTTTTAAAACTTTATAAACCTGAGGAGCACAAGGTTAAATGACTCAACTAAACCTTATTGTCAATTCTTTACCAAGAGATTTACTTGAATTTACATTTTTTTTAGCAGTTGGATTCACAGCTGGATCAATGGGATTAATTTAATTAAGAAAATTACTAAACTTATTTTTTAAACTAGAAAATTTTTTTCCACAATTATCTACACAATGAAAAAATATTCCTGTTGATAATAGAAATTCAAAAATTTCTTGATCGTTTCTAATTTGCTCTGTTGTTGAAGCCCATGAAATATCAAAATAAAAATAAAAAAGAGCGACAAATAAAAAGTATAGAGATAATTTTTTACTTGGAAAAGCATAAACATTTTTAAATTTTCTCCACCCAAACCAACCTAAAAAGATACAGCTTATTTCGAAAACTGGGTCCAATAAATAATTATGAAAAAAAGGTAAATTGTGAAAATTTGTTTCTCCTTGGACATTCAAGTTAGAAATGGTAGTGATTCCAATCCCAGTTATTCTTTCTCCCCAGCTTATTTCCTCTCCTGCTATTACAAAAGATAAAAGAGCTATGAGAAGCCAAATAAAAGAGTTAATTTCCTT containing:
- a CDS encoding pectate lyase — its product is MQISKDIKTPFGIISPEVSLFPIYYLLFIYGFVYILPYGKSLIGVSWFDWLRSEDGPLEWLQFLEYVLSGLLASFIYLRQKKKKEINSFIWLLIALLSFVIAGEEISWGERITGIGITTISNLNVQGETNFHNLPFFHNYLLDPVFEISCIFLGWFGWRKFKNVYAFPSKKLSLYFLFVALFYFYFDISWASTTEQIRNDQEIFEFLLSTGIFFHCVDNCGKKFSSLKNKFSNFLN